AGAGTTAAAAATTTGGACCCCATAATTAAGATTTTTCAAAACCGGTTGGCGTCTTGGAACTCGTCAAGGCTGTTCTTGAAAGTCTGCCTGTATATTATTTTTCGATCTTTAAAGTCCCTGTTAAAGTTGTAGAGAGGCTCGAATCATTTAAGAAGAACTTCCTATGGGGAGGGTCGGAGACGGGAAGAAAGATGCATTGGGTAGCATGGGATTTAGTGACACGGTCAAAGAAAAATGGTGGTCTTGGTATCGGTAAACTAAAGCTTGTAAACGAAGCTCTTTTGGCGAAGTGGGCTTGGAGGTATCAGTCGGAAATCAATAGTATGTGGAGGAAAGTGGTTACGACTTGTCATGGTAAAAGTAGAAAATGGTTTGATTTTCCGTGTAACGCTACTTCAACGGGAGTTTGGAAAAACATCATGAGATCGGAATCTAAGGTGCGTCTTAACGACAAGAAGTTGAATCACTACATCAAAGGAATCCTGGGAGATGGTAACAACATTCGGTTCTGGATTGACTACTGGTTCGTTGATGGCCCGCTGATGTTTAAGTGGCCGAGGCTGTTTTCATTGAAATCTAATAAAAAGTGCCTCGTTTCTGATCGATTACCGGAGACGGGCACCAATGTCAATTGGAGTTGGTCAAGAGCTACCTTTTCGCAGGAGGAGATGGCTGAATTAGCAGAAGCCTCAGTTGATTTAGTTGATTTGGCTGGGATAGTTATTTCGGATAATAAGGATTCGTGGAAATGGACGTTGGAAGACTCCGGTATTTTCTCAACTTCTTCTTTTAAAAAAGCGGCGTCGATTCAGGCTACGGTGGACCCTGTTTATCGTATATGGACTGGAGGTTGGATCCCGGCCAAGTGTAAGATATTTATGTGGAGAGCGCTCATTGACCGTATCCTGACTAGGAAGGCTCTCGCTAGGAGAAACGTCTCGGTCGACTCGGAAAATTGCGCTTTTTGTGGTGTTTTTACGGAATCCGTGGACCATCTTTTTTCAGGGTGCGAGACGGTGTGTGCAGTTTGGGTTTGGTTGAGCGATTGGGCCAAGATTAATCCATTGTTCGCTTTTTCGTTCAAAGATGTTATGTTGATGCATAAAGGTGCTTCTGAGGACAAGAGGGCTAGGCTTATTATTCGAGGGCTCATCATGGTGACGTGTTGGTGTGTGTGGAAGGCTAAAAACAACAAAATTTTTTCAAACGGTAGAGGGAGCGTCGAAGAGTTCATTGGAGAGGTTAAGTCTTTGGGTTTTTTTTGTGGCTAAAGTGCAGGTCTAGGTATAGAAATATTGTATGGAGTGATTGGGTATTGTACCCTTTGTACATGCTGGAGTAGTTGGCTAGGTCCCTGATTTTTTTGGGGCCAGCCTGCTGTTGTTTTTGAATAAAAGTtactttacaaaaaaaaaaaaaaaaagatgttagGGCACATATATTTGCAGACAGATTAGCAGCTAAAAAGATGCAAAACAAATTGGATTTTACTGGATTTGGAGAAATGTAACTCAATTTATATATGAAACTTTCTTTTCTAATAAAATAGATTTTACAAATGTAAGTTATTTATTTGATTAGGTTTGTTCCTTTATATTTCCCAATGGAGATCAAATATGAAAACGCATATACAAAAAACGCCGCAGCGACACTGTCTAGCTTGCATTCTTAGTCTAGTTAGTCATCTGTTCTTTTTTAGTTAAAACTACATTTTATTTGTTTCCATAAAAATTGGTCTATCTTGAGGCTTTCATAGTAAAAAAAGCTTGAGGCCATCATTTCATGTTAATCGCTTCATTAAAGCTGTGTAATAAATCACTTGTAAGACGTGTAAAAGCTGTACTTACAGAAAAGTCAATGTCACCAAAGTCCATATAAGCTTCAGGTGCATAGTCAAAAGCACATTAGCATAACAAATCCATTTAAATCTGCGACCACTGCCACCTCCCACCCCATCAACCTTCTATCATCGTCATCACCTGCCAGCACCGTCACCACGCACCCATCATTTCCACCACCATTGGCCACTTTTCCGCCACCCACGTCATCAACCAACACCACCGTCATCATTGTAAACCAGCAaccaccgccatcatcttcaTTATAAACTGGCATACCATCATCCCCATACCATCGCACCtgcaaaaagagaaagaaaaatgtggtttgaccaaaattaacctaagttaactaaattttttgaatggagttagtggattggatgaaaatgacaaaaaatgacaaaagtcagggactaaaatggtaggaaaaaaactatttgaactaaaatgacaagaaaaaaactatttggactaaactggcaattTTTGTCAAAcatcagggactaaaatggcaatttacgcTCGTGCCTATAACAGAATTTGCAAGGATATGTACCGAAAAAGGACAACAAAGCTAACTAACTATCGGGCAAAAGGACCATGCATATCTGCGTTCTAGTTCAGTAGACAACAGTTACTGGGCATGCTTTATTTAGGCATTTTGATCCCTATTTCAAAGATAAGGTTCATAAACCATCTCATATAAGAGAAAAGACAAGGAGACAAAAGGGGAAAATAGTACATCAAAGGACAAGACATATCTCTCCAAGGACAAGACACCCTTGGCCTACAAGCCAAAATCCTAATATAAATAGAGGTCTTGGGTTCCCTTTTTCAAACCATTCCTTCATTACTTGGCATCTTAGAATTCCTTCACCCCAAAGGGGGCTCATGCCCCAAACTCCCTTGTTGGAGTTTAGGGATCACTCCACAAAATCACTTGGAGTTTAGGGGATCccattttaatatatatatatatatatatataggctggTTATCATACAAATcccctaatcgtacattatgtacgctataACCACAACCGTCAGATCATCTCATTTAAACCGCGTGTTTAactattaaattaatcaaattaaaataaataaatgaaaccgccaagggttaaaatcgtccattgcaaaatcaaaacccttgataatCAACAAACAATAACTCACAATCATACCATAAACCCAAAATCAACATTGCATTCTCCTTCCCCCAAGTTCCCTACTACTCACTGTTGCGATTCAACTAAGATTCATGAGTTTTGAGAAATGAAGCAAAGCCAACAACGACAGACCACAGGCGAAGAAGATGAATCCAGGTATCGATTGACATTTGCGATTTTATAATGATATTTACAGGGACTTTGAATGACATATCcgattttgtttgtttagtaaagTTTTGGTCTGAAACCTATGGTTTTATAAGATACATATTGTTCATAACTACAATTTTTTTAGGGTTTATGACTGGTATGGTTATTTATTAGCTTTTGTATGATTATGTAGGTTTGTTAATGATAAGCTGATATATGTGCGATATTATATAGGATTTTGTGAGGGTTTTGGATGATAAATGCGACTTTATATGTTAACTTTTGTTTGTTGAAGGTTTTTGTCTTAGGTTAGCTTGAGCATGCGAATTGATAAAAACCTCATGCGATTTTAAATGATTAGTTAGTTTTAGGGGATTATGATTAAAttatacatgcgattttataaaGTTTAGTTGTCTAAAGCATGCGATTTATAAGGTTGGCTAGTTTTGGTAATGCTTAACTAAGACATGCGAATTGATAACTCATTCATGCGATTTTATCAACTTAATGAGTTAGGGTACATGATTAACTGATAAATGCGATTTTATAAAGGTTTTTGACTGATAGCATGCGATTTTGTAGAAATAGATtctgatgatgactttgaagACCCAATATCAACATTgaaaaaagttaacaaaaatagaaaaagaaGGATTGTTGAAGAAAGTTTTGAGGAGGATGACTTTGTTAAGCCACTACCGAAAAAAAAGAAAGATGACAGGAAATCTAAGATACAAACAAAAAAACCTTCAAAAAGGTGGAACCACCTAGAACAGAAACTAGAGCTTTCTTCGAATACAACAACGAAGCAATACTGTTAAGATGTCAACCTAACTCTTATATGGATActgtgaattttttttttcaaaaaaacagATTGATGAGGTGAAGAATATGGGATTTGGAGCTATTCTAGATATGAATAGCCAGGCATGATGAAGCAACCAACTATCATTTTCAACACGACAACCTTGCGTATCCTCTCATCATTATTCTTATCAAACGCAATATTTTTTAGGTCTTGGATCTTCGTTGGCGCCCTATCGCCGAAAACTTCTTCACAAGCTTCCTTGCTCGGAGACTCCTTGGACAGGACCAGCTTGCCATCAATTGGCAAATGCGTAAGATATAGAATATCTTCCAGCGTTATGGAAAGTCTTTTCCCTTTCACCATGAAGACGTTCGAATCACGGTTGTACATCTTGAGAAGTAAATCAATCAAAGGCGTTAGAAGTTTTATTTTTGCATCTGCCAAAAAGAGAGGCGTGAAGAGACCTCCTTCATTGAGAAGCTTCTTCAGAAAAATTTCATTGTGAGTTTCCAGGCTCGACTTCCAACTATAAAGGGTATCCAACCCACCCTTAGTCTTCATAATCTCCAAGTTGATTATAGTTCCTAGATCAATGTTGTTCTATTCATTTAATAAGTTAAAAAAATTACTTAAATGTTATATTTGCATTCTAAGTTTTTAACAACTTCaactttggtaaaaaaaaaaatcataagtcACTCTAATGCAACTAATTATCAGTTTTAATGGTTGCACAAACAGATCCTACCATGCCTCTAAGGCTCTAATCATTTAAACTTTAAATTTTGGTTTATGCACTCCTCTTAGAAAGGTTCAATATAAGCCAACAGAATTAATTCTCACATAACCTGTTGATGTTTCAATGCATATAGCGAACCTTACATATAAGCATCATAAGCAATATATTGTCGCAAGAAACAACAAATGCAAAAAGGTGGAACTTCATAAGAATTTTTTTCAAAAGATACTTACAGACTAACTATATAACCCAGATAGAGAGACACATACATATATTGATACACATAAACAGTATGTCCATATTTACATAATGATATGGTTGCCATTCATAAATCAATTTTAATGGTCTACAAAATAATTCCAGTTCATTTGCATCAGAAGCAGAAAAATATAATCTCCAAGCTAACTAACGTTCTTCTATGCTTTTAATAAGTAAAATAATAATACTACTTAAATGCTAGTTTTGCATTTTAAGTTTTTAACAACTTCAACTTTGGTAAATATTCATATATCTCAACTGGTAATGGAAAAAAAAATCCAATAGTCATGCTAATATCAAAGTATAACATATTAATACATTCCACACACCCGAACCCGTTTGATGCGGGTTGCATAGGTTGGAATACGGTTCACCCCATAGACCACCGCTAATACGGTTTACTCATTGGAGTATACTGCCTTTTTATTCACCGCAATTGACATAGGAGTTTATAAATGCGTGTGTGTTTCTTTTTCCGTATCAAAGTATAACATACTAATACACTTATTCGTGGAAGAAAAATGGGAAAAAAAAACCCCGGGTTGAACGGTGTTTGGCACAAACGGTGAGTGTTCGGTTCGTGGGGGCGAGTCGATTGACACGAAATTTTGCGTGAGGAATGGGGGCCCTCGTATGAAAAACGAAGTTCTAAAAGGGAGTTGCGGCCACACACCCGAACTCGTTTGATGCGGCTTGCAAAGGTTGGAATACGGTTCACCTCATAGAACACCGTTGTTCTACCTTTTTATTCACCGTCGTTGACATAGGAGTTTATAAATGCGTGAGGCATGGGGGCCCTTGTATGAAAAATGAAGTTCTAAGAGGGAGTTGCGGCCACACACCCGAACTCGTTTGATGCGGCCTGCATAGGTTGGAATACGGTTCACCCCATAGACCACCGTTgttctattattttatttacctccGTTGACATAGGAGTTTATAAATGCATGTGTGTTTCTTTTTCCGTATCAAAGTATAACATATAAATACACTTATTCTAAGAGGGAGTTGCGGCCACACACCCGAACTCTTTTGATGCGGCTTGCATAGGTTGGAATATGGTTCACCCCATAGACCACCGTTGTTCTACCTTTTTATCCACCGCCTTTGACATAGGAGTTTATAAATGCGTGTGTGTTTCTTTTTCCATATCAAAGTATAACATATTAATACATTCCACACACCCGAACCCGTTTGATGCGGGTTGCATAGGTTGGAATACGGTTCACCCCATAGACCACCGCTAATACGGTTTACTCAATGGAGTGTCATGGTCTACGGTTCACCCCATAGACCACCGAACCTGTTTTATTCACCTTAGATAAAACCTAAGGTGGGATCCTTGCCTAGAGTTTACGATCCCTTTTAAAATGATAAGATCACGGAAGTCCAAGGACTATGACATACTATCAACACCTCATAATGCAAACAAGCAAACAATTCATGCCAtcatgctatagtgacgagtgtgtgttcgtatgttacgtcataaacaaatgtgtactagtcatgtgatgtatgcaacaagtgagaaagacgaaccttgcaatctggagctgagtgtcatggtcgtattcgcGTATTCAGAACTAATAAACATTCATGAAAGATATTGTTTTGACCCAAATTATAAGTTGAGGTTCAAATCTGCATTGATATGATCTTGTTA
The sequence above is drawn from the Helianthus annuus cultivar XRQ/B chromosome 12, HanXRQr2.0-SUNRISE, whole genome shotgun sequence genome and encodes:
- the LOC110888472 gene encoding uncharacterized protein LOC110888472, which produces MRQKSRCRWALEGDENSAFFHGLFNKRKKKNCIPGIYSGDKWISNPKLVKREILGFFRNHFYEKILNRPVFNCHDSNKLSELEADAISGIFSDKEIKDAVFEYGSDKAPGPDGTIDKSASSSFITLVPKTNDPSGMKDYRPVNLIGLISKVISEILANRIKGVMGKIVWESHSAFLRDRFILDNPLILSEVLSWIKKSGRKAFVLKIDFEKAYDNVNWGFLLHLLSQLGFPNIWCKWVEGILASARSSVLVNGSPTFEFQCTKGLRQGDPLSPFLFLFVMEAFSYIVDIVCKSGKLKGIKLPNGGPVVSHLLYADDALIVGEWSRENIIVVTRILHFSKPVGVLELVKAVLESLPVYYFSIFKVPVKVVERLESFKKNFLWGGSETGRKMHWVAWDLVTRSKKNGGLGIGKLKLVNEALLAKWAWRYQSEINSMWRKVVTTCHGKSRKWFDFPCNATSTGVWKNIMRSESKVRLNDKKLNHYIKGILGDGNNIRFWIDYWFVDGPLMFKWPRLFSLKSNKKCLVSDRLPETGTNVNWSWSRATFSQEEMAELAEASVDLVDLAGIVISDNKDSWKWTLEDSGIFSTSSFKKAASIQATVDPVYRIWTGGWIPAKCKIFMWRALIDRILTRKALARRNVSVDSENCAFCGVFTESVDHLFSGCETVCAVWVWLSDWAKINPLFAFSFKDVMLMHKGASEDKRARLIIRGLIMVTCWCVWKAKNNKIFSNGRGSVEEFIGEVKSLGFFCG